One Aureispira anguillae genomic region harbors:
- a CDS encoding LytR/AlgR family response regulator transcription factor: protein MKTIIVEDERLSRIALENMIKHFCPELAIVGNASSIKEAKGLIESIKPELVFLDIQLSDGISFELLQQVEQYDFKVVFVTAHNEYALQAFEYAAIHYLLKPINPESLREVINRLKKIDIKNYPLGNHLSVLKDLMGNEKTRLAIPTQKEMVFIDIKNLIYCKADANYTELYLNNETIIVASKSLIFFERVLEELYFVRPHNKYLVNITHITKYIRGRGGELELSNGTTISVSVRRKAMLLEKLALFNLGKDKNSF from the coding sequence ATGAAGACAATAATAGTTGAGGATGAACGATTATCGAGGATTGCTTTAGAAAATATGATTAAGCATTTTTGCCCTGAATTAGCAATTGTAGGAAATGCAAGTTCTATTAAGGAAGCCAAAGGTTTGATCGAAAGTATAAAACCAGAACTTGTGTTTTTGGATATTCAATTGAGTGATGGAATTAGTTTTGAATTGCTTCAACAAGTTGAGCAATACGATTTTAAAGTGGTCTTTGTGACGGCTCATAATGAGTATGCTTTACAGGCATTTGAATATGCTGCTATCCATTATTTACTAAAGCCAATTAACCCAGAATCTTTGAGGGAAGTAATTAATCGTTTAAAAAAGATAGATATTAAAAATTATCCTTTAGGTAATCACCTTTCTGTTCTTAAAGACCTAATGGGGAATGAAAAAACACGGTTGGCGATACCGACCCAAAAAGAAATGGTTTTTATTGATATTAAAAATCTGATTTATTGTAAAGCAGATGCTAATTATACAGAACTATACCTTAATAATGAAACTATTATTGTGGCTTCTAAATCGCTTATTTTCTTTGAACGGGTATTAGAAGAGTTGTATTTTGTTCGTCCTCACAATAAATACTTGGTTAATATAACGCACATTACAAAATACATTAGAGGGAGAGGCGGAGAACTGGAACTGAGTAATGGCACTACGATTTCAGTATCGGTACGAAGAAAAGCAATGTTATTGGAAAAATTGGCTTTGTTTAATCTAGGAAAAGACAAAAACTCCTTCTAA